Below is a window of Candidatus Korarchaeota archaeon NZ13-K DNA.
GAGATTGAAGGCAAAAAAGAGTCTCTCGAGAGGGTCAGGGCGGAGTTGGAGGAGATGAGGTCCCTGAAGGATGAGTACATAAGGATGGAGGCTGAGCTTAAGGGTCTGAGGGAGAGGGAGAGAAGGGAGCTCAGGAAGCTATCTGATGCGGAGAGGAGGTTCAATGAGGTCATCGGGCTCCTCAGGGAGCTCTTGGTGGAGGTTCCCGATGATCCCCGCGGGGTGCTGGAGGTATACTCTAGGAGGATGGAGGAGCTCTCCGAGGGCCTGAGCTCGAGGGATTCGAGGATCAGGGAGCTTGAGGGAGAGATCGAGAGGATCTCCGCTAAGATGAATCAGTACACAATGTATTTGGAGGAACTGAGCAGTAACCCGGAGAGATGCCCACTATGCGGCTCCAAGCTGACCGCCGAGAGGGTGAAGTCCCTGAGGAGGGGGCTATCGGAGGGCATGGAGGCCATGAAATCGAGCTTATCCGAGATTGAGGGGGAGCTGAGGAGGCTTAAGGAGGAAAGGGATTCCATTTTGCGCCTGATCGAGAGGATGAGGGAGATACCACCTAGGACGCTCGCTGATATCTCAGAAGAACTGGAGGAGTCCAGAGGATCCCTGGAGGAGATCAGGGGCCTTTTGGAGGAGATCCGCAGGAATATTAGTGAGTTGGAGCTGAAACTGAGTAAACTACCAGAGTTGGAGGAGAGGTACCGCTCATTGATCGCCGAACTCAGTAAGGTGGACCTGCTGAGGAGGAGAGCCGATCAGATAAGGGAGTCCGTCAGCGGGCTTGATCCCGGCTCCCTCGAGCGGGAGCTCCTGAGAGTCAAGGGAGAAGTCGATGAGGCGATTGAGAGGTTAGGCATCAGTTTTGAGGACATCGAGGCGGAGTACTCCAAGTCCAGGAAGGCATTCATGGAGTACGGAAGGATCAGGGGGATGCTGATGGAGAGGGAGAGACTATCCAATGCTCTCAAGGAACTGGAGGAGGAGATATCCTCAGACGATGAGAGGGCCTCTCATCTGGAGGAGGAGATCCATAGACTCGGCTTCGATGAGCGATCCCTGGAGAGGGCCAGGTCTGAGCTGAGGGAGGCGGAGGAAAGGCTCAGGGAGCTGCTGAGGGAGAAGGGAGAGCTCGAGGGAACCCTTAGGGAGCTTCGCAAGAAGGAGGAAGAGCTTTCAGTAAAAACGGAGAAGCTTAGGGAATTAAGAGCGAAAAAGGAGAGATATGAGATCTTCAGATCGAGAATTCAGGGGGTGAGGGAGCTCTTCAGCAGGGACAAGGGGATCCAGCCGGCCCTCAGGGAGGCCGCGAGGCCCTTGATAGAGAGGGAGGTCAGCGAAATATTCGGTTCCTTCGGCTTCGATTATGACTCCGTAAGGCTGGATGAGGACTTCACTCCCATACTCAGGAGGGGGAACAGGGAGTACAGCTTCGATTTGCTGAGTGGCGGGGAGAGAATATCGCTGGCCCTCGCCCTGAGGCTGGCCATCGCCAGGTACCTGGTCTCCACCAAGATGGAGAGCTTCATACTGGACGAGCCAACGGTGCATCTGGATGATGAGAGGATAGAATACCTGCTGGAGGCTCTCTCGTCCCTTCAGATACCCCAGCTCATCGTGGTGACCCACTCACCCAGGTTCAGGGATATAGCATCCCGCTCCATACTTGTGAGCAAGGAGGGGGGTGTCTCCAGAGTCGAGGTCTTGGATGATGCTAGGGCAAGCGATTAAATAGGGATCACTGACTGATGAGGTGGGGGATTCGGTGGGAAGTGAGAGGAGAAAGACCCCTTATGACGACCCCTTCGATCGCTTCATCAGGGACGTCATGGAGCTGCTCAGGAAGATGGATGAGGATCTTTCCGGATTCATCAATGGCGACCTGTCCTGGGGCTTCGATCACGATCTCGGGGACGAGGAGGGGGTCGGGATCTCCCCCGAGGTTGAGTCCTTCCCTGAGGGGGGAGGGAGCGTGGAGTTAGAGGAGCAGGTGGTCGATGTCATAGATTTGGAGGATGAAATTATTATAGTGGCTGAGGCCCCTGGGGTGAGCAAGGATGAGATCTCCGTCAGGATTAAGGGAAAGGAAGTCACCATAAAAGCCGGTGAGCTCCTGAGGAGGATACAACTCCCGCTGGAGCCCGACCCAGATAGGGTCAGGGCCACCTATAGGAACGGCATCCTGGAGGTAAGGGTGCCGAAAAGGTAGCTGGAATTGAGCAGGATCTCATCCTCCTGCTTGCTCAGGTCCCTGGGCTATGATTTTGAGGTCCTCTCGGAGGACGAGGTGAGGCCGAGTAGGGCCGGCGTGAGGTTCGGGGACCTCTTCCCACAGCTGGCCCATCATGATGGAAGGTGCAGGGAGCTATCTGAGAAGGAGCTCTATCTTCACCAGATGGAGACCATCAGATCCCTGGAAAGCGGTAGGAACGTCGTCCTGATTTCAGGAACCGGGAGCGGTAAAACTGAGGCTTGGTTCTTCTACGCGGCCGGGGGAAAGAGGGCCCTGGTCCTCTACCCCACCCTCGCCCTGGCCAACGACCAGATCAGGAGGCTCGAGGAGTACTCCAGAGCCCTTGGGATCAGTCCCTACATAATAGATGCTAGGAGGAGGGAGTTGCTGGTCTCCAAGCATGGAAGGAGAGGTTTGAAGGGTATAGTATCCTCAGCAGACCTCTTGATAACTAACCCAGCATTCTTAATGTCTGATCTGAAGAGGATCGCTTCAAGAGGTTCCTATCTCCTCGGCTTCATCAAGAAGCTTGATCTCATCGTTCTGGATGAGCTCGATTTCTACGGCCCTAGGGAGGTGGCGCTCCTGCTCTCGATGCTGAGGGTTATCTCGCTTGTCTCCGGAGGGAACCCGCAGGTGGCCGTGCTTACGGCAGCCCTAGGGAACCCAGATGAGCTCGCCGAGTACCTCACGGATTTGAACGGAAGGGAGACCTCCGTGATAAGGGGGAACCCGTTCAGACCGAGGAATGAGGTTTATCTCATACTGGGAAAGAACCTGAGGAGCG
It encodes the following:
- a CDS encoding Hsp20/alpha crystallin family protein: MGDSVGSERRKTPYDDPFDRFIRDVMELLRKMDEDLSGFINGDLSWGFDHDLGDEEGVGISPEVESFPEGGGSVELEEQVVDVIDLEDEIIIVAEAPGVSKDEISVRIKGKEVTIKAGELLRRIQLPLEPDPDRVRATYRNGILEVRVPKR